The following nucleotide sequence is from Vibrio sp. VB16.
TGCGGCTTCGCATTGGGTTTTCGATTAAACCGGTTAATTCTCTTATCTTACCCATATCCATCCTTAGAACGATCATCAGAATCAGTATAAACGTATATACAAGGATTCGAAAACAGACTATTTATCATAACGTGAAGTTATTACACCGCTAATTATAAGAATGCCCGCTTATGAGCAAATCGATGAACAATTATATTCTTTTTGACGCGTAATTTTTTCCTGTTGACTGAATTGAGTTAAGAAGAGAGATATTAATCGGATCGTTTTGCCTAAATGTGCTGTAATTGTTGTTCTTGGTTTGGATTCAAAGGATGAAAAATGGCGGGTGCAAGTCTATTAACGTTACTGGATGATATTGCTAGTGTATTGGATGATATTGCCCTGTTATCTAAAGTTGCGGCAAAAAAGACGGCCGGCGTCTTGGGTGATGACCTTGCTCTTAACGCACAGCAAGTTTCTGGTGTTGCGTCAGAAAGGGAGATTCCTGTCGTTTGGGCTGTCGCCAAAGGGTCGTTTCGCAATAAACTTATCTTAGTTCCAGCCGCATTGCTTATCAGTGCTATCGCTCCGTGGCTAATTACACCACTGCTTCTCGTTGGTGGTTTATATCTTAGCTATGAGGGAGCAGAAAAAGTAATCGAGAAATTTTTTCATAAGAAACAAAAAAGTGAAGACTCCGCACCCGTTTTCAGCGAAGTTGGATCACCAGAAGAGTATGAGAAACAGAAGATAAATGGTGCAATTAGAACCGATTTTATACTGTCAGCCGAGATTATAGTGATTGCACTGGGTACGGTTCAAGGCCAGCCAGTATTGACTCAAATTTTGGTGGTGAGCACGATAGCTGTTCTAATGACGATAGGCGTTTATGGACTGGTAGCAGGTATCGTGAAAATAGATGATCTCGGTTTCTATATGCAAGAGCGCAAGCGTTCCCGTGTTTTAGTCTCAGTAGGAAATGGCTTGGTTGCTGGTGCACCCAAATTGATGCACTTATTAACAATAGTCGGTACGGCAGCTATGTTCTTAGTGGGGGGAGGGATCGTTGTCCACAGTATTCCAGTCATCCATCACTTGATAGAACCCGTATTATTTAATTTACCGCATATCAGTGTTGTAGAATCACTAGTACCGATAGTCTTTAACGGGCTCATTGGGCTTTTGTCTGGTGTCATTTTGGTTGGTATTGTCTCTATTGTTGCCAAAATTAAGTTAATAAAAAGTTAAAATAGTAGTCGCTTATACGTCTGAATTGTTTGTTAGTTAACGTATTGCGAGGTTATTTCTTCCTTTCAGTTCGCATTCCTTTATATTTATACTGATACTATTATAATTAGTATGTGGTGTCAGAGTTTAAATTATTAAACATACGTAGAAGTAGGTCATGGTAGAAATCGACGTCCCTGTAGAAGTGCGCAAAAACTGGAAAAAAGTACTCGTTAGTTATCAAAACGTATTAGGTTACGAGCTTGTGCTGTGCACAACAGTTAAACACAATGTTTATCAGCCGATTGTGTATTCTTCAGAATCAATCGATTACGTAAAATATACATTAGAAGTGGATGCCTTTTCTAAGCTTGTGTTATCCCATAACGCAATTTATTCAAAACCCTGTTTGGTTGATGGCTTTAATTACTCTGTTGGCATACCGATAACGTGGTCAAGCATGTCTCATTTTGGTGTGTTATTGGCCTTCAGTAAAGATAAGCCAATTCAAGTAGAACATTATGATTTATTGAAAGGGATTGTGAGTCAAATAGAGCAAGACCTCGTCAATACATATAGAGACAATCAAAGAGAGTTTCGGGTTGATTTGACCAGTATTGTTGACCATCGCTCAACACCAGAATTTCAAAGTTTTATCGATAGTTTTAGCGACCATTTATGGGTAAAAAACTTAGACGGTGTTTACACCCATTGTAATCGTGAAGTGAGTAAAGCGTGGGGTAAACCTGTCTCTGAGATTATAGGTAAAACTGATCTCGAGTTATTCGATCCTGAGATAGCGGAAAAATTTGAGATTGCAGACAACGAGGTTGTTGTTGCGGGAAAGCAGACCGTTGTTGAAGAATGCGCTAATGCTGTTAATCCTCAAAGTAAAACATGGTTAGAGACGATTAAAGCGCCTATGTTGGATGACCAAGGTCAAACGATTGGAATTATTGGTATGACACGAAATGTGACCAATAGAAAAGCGATTGAAGATCAATTATTGGTTGCCGCGACGGTTTTTGAAAACTCTATTGAAGGTGTCATTATCTCCAATAGAGATGGCATGATTATCTATGTAAATAAAGCGTTCTGCGAGATCACAGGGTATCAAGAGCTAGAGGCCATTGGGCGTAATCCGAGGTTTTTGAAATCGGGTCGTCATGAGAAAAGTTTTTATCGTGAAATTTGGAAGGATCTATTCAATCAAGGTCAATGGAAAGGCGAAATATGGAACAGGCGAAAGAATGGTGAAATTTTCCCTGAGCTTTCGACAATCAGTGTTGTGTATGATGATAAGAGAAATATCTGTAATTACGTCGCTGTATTTTCAGATATTTCTCAACAGAAACAGCAAGAAAATGACCTTCAACACATGGCGTATCATGACCCACTGACCGATCTACCTAATCGTACTAAGCTAACCAATCAAATAAAGCAGGAAATATATCACGCAAAACGAAACCAAGAACTGTTTGCGACGATCTTCATTGATATAGACCATTTTAAACATGTTAATGACAGCTACGGTCACCTTGTGGGTGATGAAGTATTGTGTGAAATAGCCTCTAGATTGAAAGGTATTTTACGCGAAGTTGATACCGTTTCTCGAATTGGGGGCGATGAGTTTGTTTTGCTTCTCCCTGCTATCGCCGACCTAGAGTCTATATCAATCATTGCCCCTAAAATCATGTCTATTTTTGATAAACCGATTGGATTAGATAAGACAGACTCGATCCGACTGACCGGTAGCATGGGGATCGCGCTTTATCCGCAAGATGGAGAGGATAGCGACCTACTATTGAGCAACTCAGATGCCGCTATGTACAGGGCTAAGAAAACAGGTCGAAATAACTATGCCTATTATACGGAAGCCTTAACGAAGCAATCGGAATCGCACCTAAAGCTTCAGGCTGCGCTTCATGATGCGCTTGATCATGAGCTGTTCTTTCTGGTGTATCAACCTCAAGTGGATATGATTACAGGTAGGTTAATCGGTTTTGAATCGTTGCTACGTTGGAATGATCCAAAATTGGGTTCAGTATCACCTGATGAATTTATTCCTATTGCAGAAAAAACCGGTTTAATACAAGAGATTGGACTGCGTGTCGTAAAGGAAGCCTGTAAGCAGGCAATAGAATGGCGTGATAAAGGTTTCAAATTCGGTCGTATTGCTGTCAATGTCGCGGGTGCTCAACTACAGCGGTCCAACTTTGCCGAATTGGTCATTTCGGTGCTTAAAGAAGCCGATTTAGAAGCGAAATATCTTGAACTCGAAGTGACAGAGGGTTTTATGATGAGTAATGCAGAAAACGCTGTCAAGCAATTGGAAACGTTGCGCGCACATGGAATAGAGTTGTCCATGGATGATTTTGGTACAGGGTATTCGTCGTTAAGTTATTTACAAAAACTCCCGCTCAATACATTGAAAATTGATCGTTCTTTTGTGATGAATCTTCCTGAAAATAAGCACGATGTGGCGATTACCGATGCCATTATTGCACTTGGAAACGCGATGTCACTTAATGTTATTGCCGAGGGTGTAGAGACGCTCGAACAAGCGGATTTTCTTGTACAAAGAGGGTGCAGGTACGCGCAAGGTTATTATTTTAGCAGGCCATTACCAGCGAAAGAACTCATCCCATTATTGGAACAGAAAAATGCTTAACTAAACCCCAGTTTATCGTCTTTCCTGTGTAATCCTCATCGGCATCATCTAAGAAAAACATCCATCCATTATACCCGTAAAACAGGAATGCTGTTCGGTTAAGGTTATTTACACCTGTCATCCTGACGAAAACTGACCTGTTTTCACGAAAACCGACGTCATCCTCATGAAAATGGGGATCTAAACTCACCAAGATTCCCGTTTTCACGGGAATGACGAAGTATTTAGCACTAACCGAACAGTATTACGTAAAACAGGAATGCTGTTCGGTTAAGGTTATTTACACCTGTTATCCCGACGAAAACTGACCTGTTTTCACGAAAACCGACGTCATCCCCATGAAAATGGGGATCTAATATCACCAAGATTCCCGTTTTCACGGGAATGACGAAGTATTTAGCACTAACCGAACAGTATTACGTAAAACAGGGAATAGCGGATGGTGTAGATTCTGACCGTAAATCGAGGTAGCAAGGGGCCTTTCTACGGGGGTATTTTAGCTATATTGCTTGTGAATTGGTGTAAATTCTTATACAAATATGGGTTCAATAAATAAAACAACAAGGATGTAAAATGATCAAAGAAAATACTTACTTTGACGGTGGTGTTAAGTCGTTAGGTTTTACTCAGCAAGATGGAGACAGCAGTGTTGGCGTTATGGCTCCGGGTGAATATACATTTGGCACGGGTGCACCGGAAAAGATGACGGTAGTGAAAGGGGCATTAACGATCAAGCGTACAGACGAAGAGCAATGGACGACGTTTGTGGCAGGGCAAGCTTTTGACGTCGTTGGTGACTCATCTTTTGATGTAAAAGTAGAAGAGCCGACGGCGTATCTTTGCGAATATCTTTAATTCGATAACCCAAGTGTCGACCCCCTAAACTGGGTCAATAGATGATAAAAAAGAGCCTACTCGCATTGGGAGCAGGCTCGAATATCGTCATAGGCAGTGGACGTCTATTTCGATGTTTCTTTTCTAAATAGAACTAATCTGGAAACGCAATGGGTCACAAACTTACTTAGCTTGGTATAACCAGTGTTCAGGTTAAATGGCTTCACCGTTTATGTTGATAGCCACATCAATGTTACCGCGAGTTGCATTCGAGTACGGGCAAATCTTATGTGCCATGCGCACTATCTCTAATGCATTTTCTTGCGGTAAATCTAGTGTTGCAGCTAGGCTGACAGTGAGAGCGAAACCGCCTTCTGCATTTGGTCCAATACCGACTTCTGCGGTTACTGGTGCTTGGTCAATATTGACTTTAGTTTCGCGAGCAACATGAAGAATCGCATTCGAGAAACAAGCAGAATAACCCGCCGCAAATAGTTGCTCAGGGTTGGTCGCCGTACCTGAACCGCCCATTTCTTTCGGATAACTTAAATTCACTTCAAGCAAACCATCGTCTGTTGCTACCTTGCCGTTACGACCAGCTAATGCCGTTGCTTTGGTTTTGTATATCGTTGTCATAGTAAGTTACCTTGTTATTAAGTTGCGCACAATTAAGTTGCGTTCAATTATAAGTCGAAGTTAGATTGAAATGCAAGTATATTGTGCGCAATATTGTTTGGGGATAAATTATGACATCGGGCCGTTTTACCGTAGATGAAAAAGCATTGGAATTGGATAATCAAGTCTGTTTCCCTTTATATAGCGCGGCAAACGCCGTAATTCGCGCTTATCGGCCTCTTTTGTTGGAGATTGATCTCACCTATTCTCAATACCTTGTAATGATGGTGTTGTGGAAGACCAATGGAATCAATGTAAAAGAATTGGGAAATAAACTTCATCTGGATTCTGGCACCTTGACACCGCTTTTAAAGCGGCTAGAAGGTAAAGGGCTAGTCAGCAGAAAACGAGGTCTAGATGATGAAAGAGTTCGCATGTTGTACCTGACTGAACAAGGTTTAGTATTGAGAAAGAAGGCGCTTTTAGTGCCTAATGGTATGGTTTGTAAACTTGATATGGACGTTGAAGAGTTAATAGAACTGAAGCGATTATGCGAGAAGTTATTGAGTAAGTTGAACGATTGATACTTATTCATAAGTAGGGAATATAGCAGATGAATACCGTAGCGTTAGGCGATAAAAAAGTGAAACCGTCCAAGGTGCTATGCATAGGTAGAAACTATGTTGAGCATATAAAAGAGTTGAATAATGTCATTCCTGACGAGATGGTGGTATTTAACAAACCTAACTCGTCGATTTCGAATAGATTGCAATCTTTTCACCAAGAAGCCCTCCATTATGAGGCGGAAATCTGTTTTATGGTGAGGCGTAAAAAGCTGGCGGCTGTTGGGTTTGGCCTTGATCTCACTAAACGAGATTTACAAAGTCGATTGAAAGAAAAAAGACTGCCTTGGGAACGTGCAAAGGCCTTTGATGGCTCTGCCGTTTTGAGCCGATTTGTACCCTTGGATGGTGCTGATATCGATGACCTCAATATTGAGCTGTTTATCAATGGGGTTCGTATTCAAAGTGGTCATGTGAGCCAAATGCTTTACCCTCCGCAGGTAATTTTACAAGAACTCAGCCGCTATACTAACCTCGTAACCAGTGACATTGTTATGAGTGGAACACCAGCAGGTGTCGGTGTTGTTTATCAGGGTGATATATTCACTGGACGCATAAAATGTGGTGACAAAGTGATTGTCGAAGCCGAATGGGTTGCTGATTAAGCGCTATTCTCGGTCATATAATGTGGCGAGAAGTGAAGAGGTGATTACTTATTTGTCTTGGGTTCGAAGTGAATACATAGCTAGGTTGCGCTTGCTTCCAAAAAAAAATTCACAGGAACAATTTTCACGGGAATTTGACACTTTCCTCAGGTTAAAAGGCATATTCATGGCCTCTATTAATCGTTAGGAAAATAGTGTGGATTTTACACAAGAAGACAGAGAAGAGCTCTACCATGTCTGGATGTCTAAAAAGGCAAACATGAGATTAATTCAGATGGAGGTGGTCAAAAAATTAGGCATATCTCAAATGGAATTTTCAGCTCTTTTGCGTGGAAGTGCACCACTAACTTACAATTTTGTTAAACAATTTTGCCAGATCATGCACATAGAGCCACAACAAGCCATTTCATCGCTAAGAAATGGATCGTTGGCAAAGAATAAAACGGCTTTTCTAAAAACGCGCCTTTCGGTCGATGGTGAGATTCAGAGGGCCTATGTAGAGGGTAATGAAGTGATTATTGAATACATTCATAAAATGGAATAATTTCTTTATTCTAGTGCGTTAAGAGTGTGTCAACCATAAGCCTGAAGGTCCCACACCAATCGTGTAATGCCCCAACCTTAGTCAAGTTGAGGCGATGGTTGAATGCTAATGGCTATTAAGCCCATATTTTTTGATTTTTCGATAAAGGGTAGCGATTCCGATGCCTAGTTCGTCAGCAACTAATTTGCGATTACTCAATCGGCTTATTGCATCTTCAATACGGATTTTCTCCATCTCTTCAAGGCTCATTGCAAAGTCATCAATGACAACGCTCGTCGATTGTTTCTCTACTGAGGTTTGCTCGAAATAAGGGGGCAATAAATCAACGTCGATAGTGTCACCTTCAGGAACAACGTTTACCAAGTATTCAATTAAGTTACTGAGCTCGCGAACGTTGCCCGGCCAGTGATAGGCATTGAGCCTAGCCATCGTTTCATCGGTAATACCTGGGTAAGCAACACCAATTTTTCGTGTATGTATATCTAGAAAAAACTGCACGAGAAGCTCAACGTCGCCTTCGCGTTCTTTGAGAGCAGGGAGATGAATTGGGATTACGTTTAGGCGGTAATATAGATCTTCACGGAATCGGTTTGACGCGATCATTTCGGCGAAATCACGGTTGGTCGCAGACACGATTCGAATATCGATTGGAATGGAAGTATTTGAACCAATAGGCTTAACCTCACGCTCTTCCAACACTCTAAGTAATTTGGCCTGCAATGTCATCGACATATCGCCAATTTCATCCAGAAACAATGTCCCTTGATTGGCGGCTTGAATTAGGCCTGTTTTGCCTTTAGTTGAGGCGCCAGTAAATGCCCCTTTTACATAACCAAAAAGTTCACTTTCTAGAAGTTGTTCGGGTATCGCCGCGCAGTTAATAGCGATAAAGGGTTGATCACTGCGAGTGCTTAAATCATGAACGGCGTGAGCGATGACTTCTTTACCGGTTCCACTTTCACCATTAATGAGCACACTTGAAGGGCTACTGGCGATACGTGATATTAAGGTTTTCAGTTGGTGCATTTTCTTACATTCACCAATGACACTGGTGAACTGTGGTTGCGGTTCGTTAATCGAAAACGATTTATTCGGTTGGTGAAAACTCATTAGGAACAATTGGTGACCACGGGCATCATGAAATTGACCCACGACTAATTCCTGGCGTTCACCAAGAGAAATAATATGTTGCTGATTCCCTTTCAATTCGTTGTTATGCAAAGAGAGTGGCTGAATATTAACTTCTACGGTTGATAACGCTTCGCGCTCTATATTGAGATTGGTAAGAGCCGGTTGGTTACCATATTTTACTTGGCGATTACCATCTAGCACGAGTACGCCTTGATCCATATTCTCTATCAGGCTCGTTAATACTTCATCCAGACCAGCTTCGTGCTCCTTGTCGCTGGCCAATACTTTTGCCACTACAACCTGAGAGATATGCTGAATGTAGTCGGAAAATAACGAAACATTGTCTTTGATTCTTTCTCGTGACTCTTCAGTGAAGGCAACGAGACTAATCACCCCTACGCAGCGGTCTTCAACCATGATCGGTACGCCCAGAAAAGCCGTTTCACGACAAGTCGCTATATTGTCACAACCTTTGCAAATTGGATCTGTACGTGATTTTAGAACGACTTTTTCTTGATGAGTCTCAAGGATGTACCTGAATATTCTGGAGCTTTTGTTTGCTTTCTTACCAAAGAGTTTGCTATACGGCCCAGTGCCCGCAACACGAACTAAATCGGCATCGACGACTTCTGCATCAAGTTGAAGTACCGCTGACAGCATTTGTGTAAAACGCAATATCGTTGGTTGAAGTTGCATTAGTTCGGATTGCTGAGTGTTTTTTAGCATATAGAGATCTACTCAAGAAATGACATACCAAGTTAACAAGATTG
It contains:
- a CDS encoding DUF808 domain-containing protein — its product is MAGASLLTLLDDIASVLDDIALLSKVAAKKTAGVLGDDLALNAQQVSGVASEREIPVVWAVAKGSFRNKLILVPAALLISAIAPWLITPLLLVGGLYLSYEGAEKVIEKFFHKKQKSEDSAPVFSEVGSPEEYEKQKINGAIRTDFILSAEIIVIALGTVQGQPVLTQILVVSTIAVLMTIGVYGLVAGIVKIDDLGFYMQERKRSRVLVSVGNGLVAGAPKLMHLLTIVGTAAMFLVGGGIVVHSIPVIHHLIEPVLFNLPHISVVESLVPIVFNGLIGLLSGVILVGIVSIVAKIKLIKS
- a CDS encoding sensor domain-containing protein, encoding MVEIDVPVEVRKNWKKVLVSYQNVLGYELVLCTTVKHNVYQPIVYSSESIDYVKYTLEVDAFSKLVLSHNAIYSKPCLVDGFNYSVGIPITWSSMSHFGVLLAFSKDKPIQVEHYDLLKGIVSQIEQDLVNTYRDNQREFRVDLTSIVDHRSTPEFQSFIDSFSDHLWVKNLDGVYTHCNREVSKAWGKPVSEIIGKTDLELFDPEIAEKFEIADNEVVVAGKQTVVEECANAVNPQSKTWLETIKAPMLDDQGQTIGIIGMTRNVTNRKAIEDQLLVAATVFENSIEGVIISNRDGMIIYVNKAFCEITGYQELEAIGRNPRFLKSGRHEKSFYREIWKDLFNQGQWKGEIWNRRKNGEIFPELSTISVVYDDKRNICNYVAVFSDISQQKQQENDLQHMAYHDPLTDLPNRTKLTNQIKQEIYHAKRNQELFATIFIDIDHFKHVNDSYGHLVGDEVLCEIASRLKGILREVDTVSRIGGDEFVLLLPAIADLESISIIAPKIMSIFDKPIGLDKTDSIRLTGSMGIALYPQDGEDSDLLLSNSDAAMYRAKKTGRNNYAYYTEALTKQSESHLKLQAALHDALDHELFFLVYQPQVDMITGRLIGFESLLRWNDPKLGSVSPDEFIPIAEKTGLIQEIGLRVVKEACKQAIEWRDKGFKFGRIAVNVAGAQLQRSNFAELVISVLKEADLEAKYLELEVTEGFMMSNAENAVKQLETLRAHGIELSMDDFGTGYSSLSYLQKLPLNTLKIDRSFVMNLPENKHDVAITDAIIALGNAMSLNVIAEGVETLEQADFLVQRGCRYAQGYYFSRPLPAKELIPLLEQKNA
- the ppnP gene encoding pyrimidine/purine nucleoside phosphorylase; amino-acid sequence: MIKENTYFDGGVKSLGFTQQDGDSSVGVMAPGEYTFGTGAPEKMTVVKGALTIKRTDEEQWTTFVAGQAFDVVGDSSFDVKVEEPTAYLCEYL
- a CDS encoding organic hydroperoxide resistance protein, translated to MTTIYKTKATALAGRNGKVATDDGLLEVNLSYPKEMGGSGTATNPEQLFAAGYSACFSNAILHVARETKVNIDQAPVTAEVGIGPNAEGGFALTVSLAATLDLPQENALEIVRMAHKICPYSNATRGNIDVAININGEAI
- a CDS encoding MarR family winged helix-turn-helix transcriptional regulator, with the translated sequence MTSGRFTVDEKALELDNQVCFPLYSAANAVIRAYRPLLLEIDLTYSQYLVMMVLWKTNGINVKELGNKLHLDSGTLTPLLKRLEGKGLVSRKRGLDDERVRMLYLTEQGLVLRKKALLVPNGMVCKLDMDVEELIELKRLCEKLLSKLND
- a CDS encoding fumarylacetoacetate hydrolase family protein; translation: MNTVALGDKKVKPSKVLCIGRNYVEHIKELNNVIPDEMVVFNKPNSSISNRLQSFHQEALHYEAEICFMVRRKKLAAVGFGLDLTKRDLQSRLKEKRLPWERAKAFDGSAVLSRFVPLDGADIDDLNIELFINGVRIQSGHVSQMLYPPQVILQELSRYTNLVTSDIVMSGTPAGVGVVYQGDIFTGRIKCGDKVIVEAEWVAD
- a CDS encoding XRE family transcriptional regulator, yielding MDFTQEDREELYHVWMSKKANMRLIQMEVVKKLGISQMEFSALLRGSAPLTYNFVKQFCQIMHIEPQQAISSLRNGSLAKNKTAFLKTRLSVDGEIQRAYVEGNEVIIEYIHKME
- a CDS encoding sigma-54 interaction domain-containing protein produces the protein MLKNTQQSELMQLQPTILRFTQMLSAVLQLDAEVVDADLVRVAGTGPYSKLFGKKANKSSRIFRYILETHQEKVVLKSRTDPICKGCDNIATCRETAFLGVPIMVEDRCVGVISLVAFTEESRERIKDNVSLFSDYIQHISQVVVAKVLASDKEHEAGLDEVLTSLIENMDQGVLVLDGNRQVKYGNQPALTNLNIEREALSTVEVNIQPLSLHNNELKGNQQHIISLGERQELVVGQFHDARGHQLFLMSFHQPNKSFSINEPQPQFTSVIGECKKMHQLKTLISRIASSPSSVLINGESGTGKEVIAHAVHDLSTRSDQPFIAINCAAIPEQLLESELFGYVKGAFTGASTKGKTGLIQAANQGTLFLDEIGDMSMTLQAKLLRVLEEREVKPIGSNTSIPIDIRIVSATNRDFAEMIASNRFREDLYYRLNVIPIHLPALKEREGDVELLVQFFLDIHTRKIGVAYPGITDETMARLNAYHWPGNVRELSNLIEYLVNVVPEGDTIDVDLLPPYFEQTSVEKQSTSVVIDDFAMSLEEMEKIRIEDAISRLSNRKLVADELGIGIATLYRKIKKYGLNSH